The nucleotide window GATTCCTAACAATCACCTTTATTCCCCGGTTCCTTTATTAACGACCTTATTTAAATCAGCTATCAGTCTGTCAACGTCGATGCCGTGGGCCCGGGCCCCCTGCTCAATGTTTTCAAAACGTGCCGCCGCACAGCCGAGACAGCCCATACCGTGTTCCATAAAAACTGGCACCGTCTGGGGGTATTTGCTGACGACCTCGGTGATGCTCATCTCCTTGGTAATGGCGACCACCCGGTTCACCTCCTGCTGGATTTTTCAAATACTCATGATATACATTATAACTGTTCAACATTTCATTGTAAAGTTAACAGCAACCGAGTTTTTCTGCCACAGATTTAACTTTGCCCTCCATAGTAAGTTCTTTGTCGCGCCTGTCGTCGATCCTGATAAGGGTCATGGAACGAAGGGCGCCCCTGTCAAAGGGGATTTCGTGGAGCTTGCGCAGCAAAGGAAATAAAACGTCCAGTTCCCCTTCTATAATTGTTCCCATGGGCGTCAATTGATATTTAATATCCGGCGTCGCCGCCAGCAGCCTGTGGACGTCGGCTACATAATGGCTGATGCTGGTGCTGCCAGTGCCCAGGGGTGCTATCACAACTTCCAGAATGGCCACCGCCTGCACCTCCAAGCCCTTGCTTTCCAAATTTACCCTTTAAACCTCAATTGCTGGCGGGAGTGTGTGGGAATCGAACCCACCGCGCCCGGGTCTAACCCACGCGCCGACTGGATTTGAAGTCCAGGCAGGCCACCAGGCCCGATCCACCCCCAGGCCATTATACGCCCGGGAAAAACAGAAGTCAAGGTGACCCCTTTACCCCATAAACCAATTACCCTCCAAGGTAGGCCTTTCTAACCGCTTCGCTGTTTGCCAGTTCGCCGGCACCGCCCTGCAAGGTTATGCGACCGGTTTCTAAAACATAGCCGCGGTGGGCAATACTTAATGCCATATTGGCGTTTTGCTCTACAAGTAAAATAGTCGTCCCCTGTTCGTTTATTTCCCTGATAATATTAAAGATTTCCTGGACAAGGATGGGAGCCAGGCCCATAGAAGGCTCGTCCAGAAGGATGAGTTTGGGTCTGGCCATTAACGCCCGGCCGATAGCCAGCATCTGCTGCTCACCGCCGCTTAAAGTGCCGGCCATCTGTTTCTGCCTTTCCTTCAAACGGGGAAAGCGGTCAAAGACTTCTTCCAGCCCCTTACTTATTTTTACGCGATCGCGGTGAACGTAGGCCCCCAGCTCTAGGTTTTCCCTTACGGTAAGGTTGGCAAAAATGCGCCTACCTTCTGGAACCTGGGAAAGCCCCAGCTTAACTATCTCCTGGGCCGGCAGCCCCACAATATTCCGCCCTTTGTAGATAATAGAACCCTTCCTAGGACGTAATAGGCCAGATATAGTTTTTAAGGTGGTGCTCTTTCCGGCGCCGTTGGCACCTATAAGGGTCACAATCTCCCCCTCGTTGACCTCCAGGGATATCCCCTTAAGGGCGTGGATGGCACCGTAATAGACATTAAGTTCTTCAACCTTGAGTAGCAACGCCGTTCACCTCCCGGCCCAGGTATGCTTCAATAACCCGTTCATTGGCACGAATGGCGGCGGGAGGTCCCTCGGCAATAACCTGGCCGTAATCTAAAACATAAATCCGCTCGCATATTCCCATGACCAGTGACATATCATGTTCTATCAAAAGGATTGTCAAAGCAAATTCCCGGCGGACCCATTCGATTAATTCCATCAGTTTTTTGGTCTCCTGGGGATTCATTCCGGCCGCAGGTTCGTCCAGAAGAAGCAGCTGCGGATGCGCCGCCAGGGCGCGGGCGATCTCCAAACGGCGCTGCTCGCCGTAGGGTAAATTTTTAGCCTTTTCATCCTGATAGGCCTCCAACTGAAATATCCGCATAAGCTCCTTACTTCTGGCAAGGATCTCGTTTTCCTTGCGGTGAAAGGCAGGGAGGCGCAAAACGGCATCTAGGACACGGTAGGAGTTGTGCCAGTGAAAAGCAATCCTCAGGTTGTCAAGCACGCTCAGGTCCCCAAAAAGACGGATATTCTGGAATGTTCTGGCAATCCCCTGACGGGTAATCTGGTAAGGCTTAAGCCCTTCAATATTGCGGCCGTTAAAAACAATCTCCCCCCGGGTAGGCCGGTAAACCCCCGTTAAAAGGTTAAAGACCGTCGTTTTCCCCGCTCCGTTTGGCCCAATAAGGCCTACCAGTTCACCTCGCTCGATGGCTAAGTTGACATTGGCCACCGCCATCAAACCGCCGAAGGAGATGGTCAGGTCCCTAGTCTCAAGCAGAGCCACCGGCAGCACCTCGTTTCGCTATCCTATTGCCAAGGCTGAGTTCTTTATTTCCCATTAAACCTTGGGGCCTAAAGACCATGATCACGATGAGCAATACGGCATAAATAACCATTCTTAAAACGGCCAGATCCTGAAGGGCGGCGTTGACCAGGGTAATGGCCGCAGCGGCTATAATGGAGCCGGTAATACTGCCCAGGCCTCCGAAAACTACCATTACCAGAACGTCAAAGGAGCGAAAAAAGGTAAAGGAGGTGGGCTGGATGAGGTAAAAATAATGGGCATAGAGGGCGCCGGCCACTCCGGCGAAAAAGGCTCCCAGGGCAAAGGCCATAACCTTATAATAGGTCGTATTAATACCCATGGTTTCGGCGGCAATTTCATTTTCACGGATGGCCACGCAGGCGCGCCCGTGGGTAGAGTTTAAAAAATTGACAATAACCACAATGGTGATTACCATCATGACGTATAATATGGTCCAATTGGTCAGGCGGGGAATGCCGATTAGACCGGCGGCACCGCCTATATACTCGATATTATTGGCCATACCTTTAATAATTTCGCCGAAACCCAGGGTGGCTATGGCCAGGTAGTCGCCCTTCAAACGCAAAGTGGGTAGACCAATGATGATTCCTGCTACGGCGGCCGCCAGGGCACCGCAGACAATAGCCAGGGCAAAGGGCTGATGGAGCTTCATGGTAAGGACTGCGGCCACATAAGCGCCCACGGCCATAAAACCGGCATGTCCCAGGGCCAGCTGGCCGGTAAACCCGACGATTAAATTTAAGCTGACGGCTAGGATAATGTTAATGCCCAGCATCATCAAGTTGATTTCCTGAAACTTGCTGATCATCCCCATGGACTGCAAGGCATAAACTACGAAGTATATAAAAAGGATACCGGCCGCAGTTAAGAGGTTCCTCCGTTTGAACACCGCCTTATTCACCTACACCTTCTCGGTATTGCTTTTGCCCAGGAGGCCGGCAGGTTTGATGAGCAGGATTAAAATTAAGAGTAGAAAAACAATGGGATCCCTCATTTTACTGCTCCAATAGCCGCTGACCATGGTTTCGAAAATGCCTAAAGCAAAGCCGCCCACCATGGCTCCCGGAATAAGGCCGATGCCCCCGATGACTGCCGCAACAAAGGCCTTCAACCCTGGCATGATGCCCATTAAAGGTTGAATCGTATTATAATAGAGCCCCAAAAGGATGCCGGCCACGGCGGCAAAGGCCGATCCCAGGGCAAAAGTTACAGAAATGGTGTTATCCACATTGATACCCATTAATCTCGCGGCGTCGGAATCATAAGATACGGCGCGCATGGCCTTTCCCGCCCACGTGTAACGGACGATATACTGGAGAAAAAGCATAATGGCTATCGTTACTGCTAAAATTATTATCTGGAGGGTGGTGACGGTTATGGGAATGCCCATTAAGGTGATGGGCAATTGCACGTTATTAATGGTGCCGGCCGGGTATGAACGAATATCAGTCCCCAGGACCATGAGGCCTCCATTCTCCAGCAGGAGCGACACGCCTATGGCCGTGATAAGGGCAGCCAGGCGCGGCGCATTGCGCAGGGGCCTGTAGGCAATCCTCTCAATGATCACACCCAGGAGACTGCATGATGCCACGGCAAGAAAAAAGGCCCACCATATATTGAGTTTTAAATAAACAACGGCCAGAAACCCTACATAAGCCCCCACCATCAAAATGTCGCCGTGGGCGAAATTAATGAGTTGGATAATACCATAAACCATGGTATATCCGAGGGCGATGAGGGCATAAATGCTACCCAGGGAAAGACCGTTTATTATCTGTTGCAGAAAAGCGGCCACCTGTCGCCAACTCCTGTCTTAAAGCCTAATAAAGGCCAATGAGGGGAAAGTTCCCCCCATTGGATATTGATAAATTTATACTCAAACGGGTTAATTGCTTGTGGGCTGAATCTTCGTCTTTAAGGTCTGTTTGCCGTCAACGAGGGCGATGATGGCGATTTCTTTAACGGGGTTATGATTGCTGTCAAAACTCATTTTGCCAGTAACGCCTTCGAAATTCTTAGTTTCGGCAAGGGCCTGACGGATGGCCTCCGGTTCGGCCTTGCCGGCCCGGTTGATGGCGTCGGCTAAAAGATAAGCAGCATCGTAGCCAAGGGCGGCAAAGGCATCGGGCTCAGTGCCGTACTTTTCTTTGTAAGCCTTAACAAAGGCCTGTACCTTGGGATTGGGATCGCTGGCCGAATAATGGTTGGTAAAATAGGTATCCTTCAAATTGGCCGCTCCTCCGGCAAATTCGGCCAGTTTAGGCGAATCCCAGCCGTCGGCGCCCAGCATGGGCACGTTGAGGCCCAATTCCCGGGCTTGGCTGACGATTTTACCCACCTGTTCATAATAGGCCGGGACGTAAATAAGGTCGGCGCCGGCATTTTTAAAGCGGGTTAGGAAAGGACGAAAATCCTGATCGTCCTGATTGAAACTTTCTTCGGCAACTATCTGGCCGCCCCGCTTAGTAAATTCTTGTTTAAATACCTGATACAATCCCTTGCTGTAATCGTTGGTGTTGTCGTACAAAATGGCAGCCTTTTTAGCTCCCAAATCTTTGACGGCGAATTCCGCCCCAACTATCGCCTGGGGTGGATCAGTGAAGCAGATGCGGAATATATAATCGCGCACCTTTTTTGTCTGGGGATCGACGGTAATGTCGGGATTGGTGGCCGATGTGGTAAGTAAAGGAACCTTATTGTCGGTAGCCACAGGTATTGCCGCCAAAGTGTTGCCGGTGGTAGCCGGACCCAAAAGGGCGACAACTTTATTTTCAGTTACCAGCTTGGCGGCAACGCTCATTGATTCTTCCTGCTTGCTGCCGTTATCCAGGACTATAGGATTAATCTTTTTGCCTCCCAAAACGCCACCTTTACTGTTAATTTCTTCAAAGGCCAGAAGGATAGCATTTTTGGTATTGGTGCCGTAAGTAGCCACTTTGCCGGTAAGCTCGTAATTGACACCGATGTTTATCTCATTACCACCGCTTGCAGTTCCCTGCTGACCGCCGCTTTTTTGTCCCTGGCCGCAGCCGGCCAAAAGGGATACCGCCAGGAGCAAAACGAGGGCGATTAAAGTAATCCGCTTACTCTTCCCCATCTGAGCTACCTCCTCCGATTTTTTACATCTGGTAGGCACAGTATAAATTAATTATAAAGCGTCGGGCAAACGGCTGTCAATTGGCAATGAAAATGCGTTTGTCCCCCTGGCGGCGGGTTAGCTTCAATCTGTCGAGGTATTCTAAGAACGGTAAAATAAATTTACGCGAACTGCCCAGGGCGTCCCTTACCTCTGCGAGCCCAAAGGGTCCAGTGCGGCCAAGTTCCCGCACCACATTTACTGCTTCTTCAAAGGCCTCACGGTGCCAGTAAAATTCTTCGTTGATCTTTACCAACACACCTTCCCGCACCAGATAGTGAAGGAGTTCTTCCAGTTCGGACGGCTGCACTTTAAAGTTGGCCGCCACCCCTTTAAAGTCAGGGGGTTGCCAGCGGGCCGTTCGGTAATATGCAGCTATGCCTTCTAATAATTCCTTTTGTTTAGGTGTAAGGTCCGGTTTAAAACCGGCCAGGGCTACCGTCCCTGCAGTAAAAACGATACGCCCTTCCCGGGACCACTGCTCTAGCAGGGGTTGAAAA belongs to Moorella humiferrea and includes:
- a CDS encoding DUF1858 domain-containing protein produces the protein MSITEVVSKYPQTVPVFMEHGMGCLGCAAARFENIEQGARAHGIDVDRLIADLNKVVNKGTGE
- a CDS encoding MTH1187 family thiamine-binding protein, yielding MAILEVVIAPLGTGSTSISHYVADVHRLLAATPDIKYQLTPMGTIIEGELDVLFPLLRKLHEIPFDRGALRSMTLIRIDDRRDKELTMEGKVKSVAEKLGCC
- a CDS encoding ABC transporter ATP-binding protein, which gives rise to MLLKVEELNVYYGAIHALKGISLEVNEGEIVTLIGANGAGKSTTLKTISGLLRPRKGSIIYKGRNIVGLPAQEIVKLGLSQVPEGRRIFANLTVRENLELGAYVHRDRVKISKGLEEVFDRFPRLKERQKQMAGTLSGGEQQMLAIGRALMARPKLILLDEPSMGLAPILVQEIFNIIREINEQGTTILLVEQNANMALSIAHRGYVLETGRITLQGGAGELANSEAVRKAYLGG
- a CDS encoding ABC transporter ATP-binding protein; translated protein: MALLETRDLTISFGGLMAVANVNLAIERGELVGLIGPNGAGKTTVFNLLTGVYRPTRGEIVFNGRNIEGLKPYQITRQGIARTFQNIRLFGDLSVLDNLRIAFHWHNSYRVLDAVLRLPAFHRKENEILARSKELMRIFQLEAYQDEKAKNLPYGEQRRLEIARALAAHPQLLLLDEPAAGMNPQETKKLMELIEWVRREFALTILLIEHDMSLVMGICERIYVLDYGQVIAEGPPAAIRANERVIEAYLGREVNGVATQG
- a CDS encoding branched-chain amino acid ABC transporter permease → MFKRRNLLTAAGILFIYFVVYALQSMGMISKFQEINLMMLGINIILAVSLNLIVGFTGQLALGHAGFMAVGAYVAAVLTMKLHQPFALAIVCGALAAAVAGIIIGLPTLRLKGDYLAIATLGFGEIIKGMANNIEYIGGAAGLIGIPRLTNWTILYVMMVITIVVIVNFLNSTHGRACVAIRENEIAAETMGINTTYYKVMAFALGAFFAGVAGALYAHYFYLIQPTSFTFFRSFDVLVMVVFGGLGSITGSIIAAAAITLVNAALQDLAVLRMVIYAVLLIVIMVFRPQGLMGNKELSLGNRIAKRGAAGGSA
- a CDS encoding branched-chain amino acid ABC transporter permease codes for the protein MAAFLQQIINGLSLGSIYALIALGYTMVYGIIQLINFAHGDILMVGAYVGFLAVVYLKLNIWWAFFLAVASCSLLGVIIERIAYRPLRNAPRLAALITAIGVSLLLENGGLMVLGTDIRSYPAGTINNVQLPITLMGIPITVTTLQIIILAVTIAIMLFLQYIVRYTWAGKAMRAVSYDSDAARLMGINVDNTISVTFALGSAFAAVAGILLGLYYNTIQPLMGIMPGLKAFVAAVIGGIGLIPGAMVGGFALGIFETMVSGYWSSKMRDPIVFLLLILILLIKPAGLLGKSNTEKV
- a CDS encoding ABC transporter substrate-binding protein → MGKSKRITLIALVLLLAVSLLAGCGQGQKSGGQQGTASGGNEINIGVNYELTGKVATYGTNTKNAILLAFEEINSKGGVLGGKKINPIVLDNGSKQEESMSVAAKLVTENKVVALLGPATTGNTLAAIPVATDNKVPLLTTSATNPDITVDPQTKKVRDYIFRICFTDPPQAIVGAEFAVKDLGAKKAAILYDNTNDYSKGLYQVFKQEFTKRGGQIVAEESFNQDDQDFRPFLTRFKNAGADLIYVPAYYEQVGKIVSQARELGLNVPMLGADGWDSPKLAEFAGGAANLKDTYFTNHYSASDPNPKVQAFVKAYKEKYGTEPDAFAALGYDAAYLLADAINRAGKAEPEAIRQALAETKNFEGVTGKMSFDSNHNPVKEIAIIALVDGKQTLKTKIQPTSN